A region of Diospyros lotus cultivar Yz01 chromosome 3, ASM1463336v1, whole genome shotgun sequence DNA encodes the following proteins:
- the LOC127796697 gene encoding probable serine/threonine-protein kinase PBL9 isoform X7 codes for MLLFPNKRVSSRHVSADGADRSGSVGKLSSASVPPTPRSKGEILQSSNLKNFSYADLRMATRNFRPDSVLGEGGFGPVFKGWIDENSFAAAKPGTGTIIAVKKLNQDGFQGHKEWLAEVNYLGQLYHPHLVKLIGYCLEDEHKLLVYEFMPRGSLENHLFRSEFFPPIFGVIIQTLTHRKCDDKTPNCLLAGGSYFQPLSWNLRIKVALGAAKGLAFLHSAKVIYRDFKPSNILLDSDYNAKLSDFGLAKDGPTGDQSHVSTRVMGTYGYAAPEYLATGHLTARSDVFSFGVVLLEMICGRRSVDKNRPSGEHNLVEWAKPYLANKRKIFRIIDNRLEGQYSLDAAHKTANVALRCLSTEPKFRPTMDEVVKELRQLHDSIGAGNTCSTDPSSRPRPRRRSADCAINGKATVAYPRPSASPLFTK; via the exons GGGTGAGCTCGAGACATGTTAGCGCAGATGGGGCTGATCGTAGCGGTTCAGTCGGTAAACTGTCATCAGCTTCTGTGCCGCCAACTCCTCGAAGCAAGGGCGAAATCTTGCAGTCTTCTAATTTGAAGAACTTCAGTTATGCAGATCTGAGGATGGCCACAAGGAACTTCCGTCCAGACAGTGTTCTAGGAGAGGGCGGTTTTGGTCCAGTTTTCAAGGGTTGGATCGATGAAAACTCCTTTGCGGCTGCAAAGCCAGGGACTGGCACGATCATTGCTGTGAAAAAGCTTAACCAAGACGGTTTCCAGGGTCACAAGGAATGGTTG GCAGAAGTGAATTACCTGGGACAGCTTTATCATCCTCATCTTGTGAAGCTTATTGGTTATTGCTTGGAGGATGAACATAAGCTTTTGGTGTATGAGTTTATGCCCAGGGGCAGCTTGGAAAATCATCTCTTCAGGAGTGAGTTCTTTCCACCCATCTTTGGAGTTATAATCCAGACTTTGACTCATAGAAAATGTGATGACAAGACCCCAAATTGTTTGTTAGCAGGAGGTTCTTACTTCCAGCCTCTTTCTTGGAACCTTCGCATAAAGGTTGCACTTGGTGCTGCAAAGGGTCTTGCTTTTCTTCACAGCGCGAAAGTCATATATCGGGACTTCAAACCTTCTAATATATTGCTTGATTCG GACTACAATGCAAAGCTTTCTGATTTTGGGTTAGCCAAGGATGGGCCGACAGGTGACCAGAGTCATGTATCGACCAGGGTTATGGGGACCTATGGATATGCCGCTCCAGAATATCTTGCAACTG GTCATTTGACCGCCAGGAGCGATGTCTTCAGTTTTGGGGTTGTTCTCCTTGAAATGATATGTGGACGAAGATCAGTGGACAAGAATAGGCCGTCTGGGGAACACAACCTAGTGGAATGGGCCAAACCATACCTGGCCAACAAACGTAAAATCTTCCGCATCATAGACAATCGCCTTGAAGGCCAGTATTCGTTGGATGCAGCCCATAAGACAGCCAATGTTGCACTGCGATGCCTCTCCACAGAACCCAAGTTTAGGCCAACCATGGATGAGGTCGTAAAAGAGTTACGGCAGCTTCACGATTCTATTGGTGCAGGAAATACTTGCAGCACTGATCCAAGCAGTCGGCCCAGGCCTCGGAGGCGAAGTGCAGACTGCGCGATCAATGGAAAAGCAACGGTTGCTTATCCCAGGCCTTCTGCTTCCCCACTCTTTACAAAATGA